The Blastocatellia bacterium genome includes a window with the following:
- a CDS encoding NYN domain-containing protein — protein MSYLIDGNNLMGRLHDIDPEAPDARMQLLRWLAAFRNQPGHKARRVTVVFDGAPEPLFPEGSVFQGVQIIYSLPNSTADARIKQRVEQQRDRRGLTVVTSDRELYNYVRSCGAQVITCEQFAERVWTALASTDSAEKEDVQLNAQDIDQWMRYFGIEEQDNT, from the coding sequence ATGTCATACTTGATCGACGGCAATAACCTGATGGGACGCCTGCATGATATTGATCCAGAGGCGCCCGACGCGCGGATGCAGTTGCTCAGATGGCTGGCCGCGTTCCGCAATCAGCCTGGCCACAAAGCGCGCCGCGTGACAGTCGTGTTTGACGGCGCGCCGGAGCCGCTCTTCCCCGAGGGCAGCGTGTTTCAAGGTGTGCAGATCATTTATTCATTGCCCAACTCCACCGCCGACGCGCGCATTAAACAAAGAGTCGAACAGCAGCGGGACCGTCGCGGATTGACGGTCGTCACCTCGGACCGAGAGTTGTACAACTACGTGCGCTCATGCGGCGCTCAAGTCATCACCTGCGAACAGTTCGCTGAGCGCGTTTGGACGGCACTCGCTTCGACCGACAGTGCTGAAAAAGAAGATGTCCAGCTCAATGCCCAGGATATTGATCAATGGATGCGGTACTTCGGCATTGAGGAACAGGACAACACATAA
- a CDS encoding aspartate carbamoyltransferase catalytic subunit, which translates to MAAMLTALKRKDLLGIQELDVDEIHLILQTAEAFKDVSTRDIKKVPTLRGKTIINLFYEPSTRTRTSFEIAGKRLSADTINISVSTSSVVKGETLIDTARNLEAMAPDVIVIRHASSGAPHQLARWVKAAIINAGDGAHEHPTQALLDAMTIKEHKGRIAGLKVAILGDIRHSRVARSNTYLLTKLGAQVAVSGPQTLLPPGYERLVEDGLTVTPRLEEAIEGADVVMMLRIQLERQKESFFPSLKEYAIRFGLTLERLRLAKPDVLVMHPGPINRGVEISSEVADGPYSLILDQVTNGVAVRMAVLYLLTGGAVKAGESPLSS; encoded by the coding sequence ATGGCAGCGATGCTGACTGCGCTCAAACGAAAAGACCTGTTAGGCATTCAAGAACTCGACGTTGATGAAATCCATCTGATTTTGCAGACCGCGGAAGCGTTCAAAGATGTCTCCACGCGGGACATCAAAAAAGTCCCAACGTTGCGCGGTAAGACCATCATCAATCTCTTCTATGAGCCTTCGACGCGCACGCGCACCAGTTTTGAAATTGCTGGCAAGCGGCTCTCTGCCGACACCATCAACATTTCTGTCTCCACAAGCAGCGTCGTCAAAGGGGAGACGTTAATTGACACGGCGCGCAACCTGGAAGCGATGGCGCCGGACGTGATTGTGATTCGCCATGCCAGTTCGGGCGCGCCGCACCAGTTGGCGCGATGGGTCAAGGCAGCAATCATCAATGCGGGCGACGGCGCGCATGAGCATCCGACGCAGGCCCTGCTCGATGCCATGACGATCAAAGAACACAAAGGTCGGATCGCCGGATTGAAAGTAGCCATCTTGGGCGATATTCGCCATAGCCGCGTGGCGCGCTCCAATACGTATTTGTTGACAAAGCTGGGCGCGCAGGTCGCCGTCAGCGGCCCGCAAACGCTATTGCCGCCCGGATACGAACGATTGGTCGAAGATGGACTGACGGTGACGCCCCGGTTGGAAGAAGCGATTGAAGGCGCAGACGTGGTGATGATGCTGCGGATTCAACTGGAACGCCAGAAAGAAAGTTTCTTTCCCTCACTCAAAGAGTATGCGATTCGATTTGGATTGACGCTGGAGCGACTCCGCTTGGCTAAGCCTGATGTGCTGGTGATGCATCCGGGGCCAATCAATCGCGGTGTGGAAATTTCATCAGAAGTCGCCGATGGGCCGTACTCGCTCATACTCGATCAAGTCACCAATGGTGTGGCCGTGCGCATGGCTGTGCTCTACTTACTGACCGGCGGTGCTGTCAAAGCTGGCGAGTCGCCGCTGTCTAGCTAA
- the pyrR gene encoding bifunctional pyr operon transcriptional regulator/uracil phosphoribosyltransferase PyrR → MQLREKAKIMDAPKIDRALSRLASEIVERNQGTDGLLLLGIRRRGVPLAERLAAKIKQLEAADVLVGALDITLYRDDLSTIAPYPVVNKSELPAPITDKTIVLVDDVLYTGRTVRAALDHIMDYGRPRRIQLAVLIDRGHRELPIQADYVGRSVPTTDREIIKVMLQEVDGVDQVVIVESA, encoded by the coding sequence ATGCAGCTTCGTGAAAAAGCAAAGATCATGGATGCGCCGAAAATTGATCGAGCGTTGTCGCGATTGGCCTCTGAAATTGTCGAGCGGAATCAAGGCACGGACGGCCTGCTGTTGCTGGGCATTCGCCGGCGCGGCGTGCCGCTGGCTGAACGATTGGCAGCCAAGATCAAACAGCTTGAAGCCGCCGACGTGCTGGTTGGCGCACTGGACATCACCTTGTACCGCGACGATCTGAGCACCATTGCGCCTTATCCGGTGGTCAATAAAAGCGAGCTGCCTGCTCCGATCACCGATAAGACGATTGTGCTGGTTGATGATGTGTTATACACCGGTCGAACCGTGCGCGCGGCGCTGGATCATATCATGGATTATGGTCGTCCGCGGCGCATTCAACTGGCCGTGCTGATTGATCGCGGGCATCGCGAGTTGCCGATTCAGGCAGATTACGTCGGGCGGTCGGTGCCAACAACCGATCGTGAAATTATCAAAGTCATGCTCCAAGAGGTTGACGGTGTGGATCAGGTTGTGATTGTGGAATCGGCATGA
- a CDS encoding DUF3108 domain-containing protein, whose translation MKRHWFIVVCLVTLVASLPVTADWQASSLPHHRPALGDASARPAGRWTAPTTLKLSTLVGEQLDYVVSWADYVVAARITMQVKPAGASLPPEGLQLQMQAQTVGVVKSLVMALEHELVSWIDGSSALPTRHEKHSREGTRRVDLTTIFDHERRVAQVGEKKIPIEAETRDIVSFWYFLRTLDLSSGKHYRLHVLSDDQRVTILVSPEQKSVIDVGGAPVEAVSVALRVEETQGRRRRRINDDYRVRVWLSHDEKRTPVLITAKPPFGDIRVRLVKPEKPES comes from the coding sequence ATGAAGCGTCATTGGTTCATCGTGGTGTGTTTGGTCACGTTGGTGGCCAGCCTGCCGGTGACGGCGGACTGGCAGGCTTCCTCCTTACCACACCACCGTCCAGCCCTCGGCGATGCATCGGCTCGTCCCGCCGGCCGCTGGACGGCGCCCACGACGCTCAAACTCTCGACGCTGGTTGGCGAACAACTGGACTACGTAGTCTCATGGGCCGACTACGTGGTGGCCGCTCGCATAACGATGCAGGTCAAACCAGCCGGCGCGTCCTTGCCGCCGGAAGGGCTGCAACTACAGATGCAGGCGCAAACCGTCGGCGTGGTCAAATCGCTGGTGATGGCGCTGGAGCACGAATTGGTCTCGTGGATTGACGGATCGTCGGCGCTGCCTACGCGCCACGAGAAGCATAGCCGCGAAGGAACCCGACGTGTTGATCTCACGACGATCTTCGATCATGAACGGCGTGTTGCCCAGGTCGGTGAAAAGAAAATTCCTATTGAAGCCGAGACGCGCGACATCGTCTCGTTCTGGTACTTCCTGCGAACACTTGATCTGAGCTCCGGCAAACATTACAGGCTGCATGTGCTGAGCGATGATCAGCGAGTGACAATACTGGTCAGCCCCGAACAGAAATCGGTCATTGATGTTGGCGGCGCTCCGGTCGAAGCCGTCAGCGTTGCCTTACGTGTCGAAGAGACGCAAGGACGACGGCGCCGGCGCATCAACGATGACTATCGGGTGCGCGTCTGGTTGAGCCACGATGAGAAACGAACGCCCGTGCTCATCACCGCCAAGCCGCCCTTTGGCGACATCCGTGTGAGATTGGTCAAGCCCGAAAAGCCTGAATCATAA
- the pnp gene encoding polyribonucleotide nucleotidyltransferase → MYIKDSIEIGGRLLTLETGKVARQADGAVVVTYGETMVLATAVAAKEQQEDVEFFPLTVDYRENNYAAGRIPGNYFKREGRPTEKEILTSRLIDRPLRPLFPEGFHVETQIIANVISADADNDPDILSVTAASAALFLSPIPFHTPVAGVRIGLVDGRYIVNPTYEQLRASELNLVVAGTEDAIVMVEAGANEVSEQVMIEALIVAHQDIKRLCAWQKALGERLGVQKPDVPAPTLDQEMMTHIEQTYGAALRQALDVRQQTKLQSQAAINALRQQVVESYPEDPAESRVMAGRIFDYLKEKFFRDDILNHRRRPDGRRFTEIRPIECEVGVLPRAHGSALFTRGETQALVTTTLGTSEDVQYVDNLELGEIQRRFMLNYNFPPFSVGETGRIGAPGRREIGHGALARRALEAVVPDEKAWPYIIRVVSDITESNGSSSMASVCGGSLSLMDAGVPIKAHVGGVAMGLVKEGNKYAILTDIAGAEDHYGDMDFKVAGTRRGITALQMDIKIAGITPQIMAEALQQAHEGRLFVIEKMEQTIAAPRAELSPHAPRIYTITIPVEKIRDVIGPGGKVIRGIVEQTKCKIDIGDDGTVHIASANQEAAERAMKAIQDLTAEVEVGQTYIGRVTRLADFGAFVEVFPGTEALLHISEVADHRVRDIRDVLEEGQEILVKCISNDGQGKVRLSRRALYEDEQARSGVTELAQRGERRERRERGEQGAPRRRRSEDRRPPRRDARR, encoded by the coding sequence ATGTATATCAAAGATTCAATAGAAATTGGCGGGCGGTTGCTGACGCTCGAAACAGGCAAAGTTGCTCGGCAAGCAGATGGCGCCGTTGTGGTGACGTATGGAGAAACGATGGTGCTCGCAACGGCCGTGGCCGCCAAAGAACAGCAAGAGGACGTTGAGTTTTTTCCGTTGACGGTGGATTACCGTGAAAATAACTACGCCGCCGGACGTATCCCCGGCAACTACTTTAAGCGTGAAGGCCGACCAACTGAAAAAGAAATTCTCACCAGTCGGCTGATTGACCGGCCGTTGCGGCCGTTGTTTCCCGAAGGGTTTCATGTCGAGACTCAAATTATTGCCAATGTGATTTCGGCTGATGCAGACAATGATCCCGACATTCTCAGTGTCACCGCTGCCTCGGCGGCTTTGTTTCTTTCACCGATCCCCTTCCACACACCCGTTGCCGGCGTGCGCATCGGCTTGGTGGATGGACGCTACATCGTCAACCCGACCTACGAGCAGCTCCGAGCCTCTGAACTCAACCTGGTCGTTGCTGGCACTGAGGATGCAATCGTGATGGTCGAAGCAGGAGCCAATGAAGTCTCTGAACAGGTGATGATCGAAGCCTTGATTGTGGCGCATCAAGACATCAAGCGACTGTGCGCGTGGCAGAAAGCATTGGGCGAGCGACTCGGTGTGCAAAAGCCGGACGTGCCCGCGCCGACATTGGATCAGGAGATGATGACACACATCGAACAGACCTATGGCGCTGCGCTCCGTCAGGCTCTAGACGTCAGGCAGCAAACCAAGCTGCAGAGTCAGGCGGCCATCAATGCACTCCGGCAACAGGTGGTTGAATCATATCCTGAAGACCCAGCCGAATCGCGCGTAATGGCCGGTCGGATATTCGATTACCTCAAAGAGAAATTCTTCCGCGACGATATCTTGAATCACCGGCGTCGCCCTGATGGCCGGCGGTTCACTGAGATCCGACCGATTGAGTGTGAAGTGGGCGTGTTGCCGCGCGCGCACGGCAGCGCGTTGTTTACTCGTGGCGAGACGCAAGCCTTGGTGACGACCACCCTCGGCACGTCGGAAGACGTTCAGTATGTGGATAACTTAGAGCTGGGCGAGATTCAGCGGCGATTCATGCTTAATTACAATTTCCCGCCTTTTTCGGTTGGTGAAACGGGACGCATCGGTGCGCCTGGCCGACGCGAGATCGGACACGGGGCGCTGGCTCGTCGAGCCTTGGAAGCGGTTGTGCCCGATGAGAAGGCCTGGCCCTATATCATCCGCGTGGTTTCTGACATCACGGAGTCGAACGGCTCATCTTCGATGGCGTCAGTTTGCGGCGGCAGCCTCTCGTTGATGGATGCTGGCGTCCCGATCAAGGCCCACGTCGGCGGCGTGGCGATGGGACTTGTCAAGGAAGGAAACAAGTATGCCATCCTGACTGACATTGCCGGCGCCGAGGATCACTACGGCGATATGGACTTCAAAGTCGCCGGCACGCGCCGAGGCATCACCGCATTGCAAATGGACATTAAGATTGCTGGCATCACGCCACAGATCATGGCTGAAGCGCTGCAACAGGCGCATGAAGGCCGGCTGTTCGTCATCGAGAAGATGGAACAGACAATTGCCGCGCCACGCGCTGAACTAAGCCCACACGCGCCGCGCATCTACACGATCACGATCCCGGTCGAGAAGATTCGCGACGTCATTGGGCCCGGTGGAAAAGTGATCCGCGGGATTGTCGAACAGACGAAATGCAAAATTGACATCGGTGACGACGGCACGGTTCACATTGCCTCGGCCAATCAGGAGGCAGCCGAACGCGCGATGAAAGCGATTCAAGACCTGACGGCGGAAGTGGAAGTCGGTCAGACGTACATCGGTCGAGTGACCCGCTTGGCTGATTTCGGCGCGTTTGTCGAGGTGTTTCCCGGCACTGAGGCGCTCTTGCACATTTCAGAAGTGGCCGACCATCGCGTGCGCGACATCCGCGACGTGCTGGAAGAAGGGCAGGAGATTCTCGTCAAGTGCATCTCGAACGATGGACAGGGCAAGGTTCGCTTGAGTCGCCGCGCGTTGTATGAAGATGAGCAGGCGCGGTCCGGCGTAACTGAGTTGGCCCAACGCGGTGAACGACGGGAGCGACGGGAGCGCGGTGAGCAGGGCGCTCCACGACGGCGTCGCAGCGAGGATCGGCGTCCTCCGCGTCGCGATGCTCGCCGCTGA
- the rpsO gene encoding 30S ribosomal protein S15, translating to MALTKDVKTQVIRQFQMHESDTGSPEVQVALLTQRITQLTEHFKTHKKDHHSRRGLLQLVSQRRQLLDYLKRRDATRYYRLIAQLGLRK from the coding sequence GTGGCATTAACGAAGGATGTAAAAACACAGGTGATTCGTCAGTTTCAAATGCACGAATCGGATACCGGATCGCCGGAAGTGCAAGTGGCACTGTTGACGCAGCGGATTACTCAATTGACGGAGCATTTCAAGACCCACAAAAAAGATCATCATTCGCGGCGGGGCTTGTTGCAGTTAGTGAGCCAGCGCCGGCAGTTGTTGGATTATCTGAAGCGAAGAGATGCCACGCGGTATTACCGGTTGATTGCCCAGTTAGGGCTGAGGAAATAG
- a CDS encoding peptidoglycan-binding protein: MIRHDTFFIPLAALLAAVLVFVGAPMGIASENHIVPPGTVLALRMDTALNSRTAKAGDRFTATVIKDVTVNNQVVIPSGSRVEGHVTAAVPARRMSRAGTIAVDFDRLILPDGRSYAVDGNLTSTDPNEKQKIDEESRISGGSSKKRSIVFIGGGAGVGAVIGVIAGGGKGAAVGAGVGAAAGTAAVLLAKGHEAVVQPGAEFGLELVRRLEMAAFTPSSSGGAGVRREDFSSSEMIRRAQLSLKQQNYYDGAIDGVIGPRLQRAIRDFQRDRGLPETGELDERTAIRLGITSEPISADARKNARAIKVTDAYAERIDDNAIRVVINIETPTGGWKTFVEHSIVNDQVHVWARGIPPSGTVTQAIVPGRLETTITNAGSYIERVIVHGAGSDQTIKVLPAGGYVGAISRRTNELLAQYEQALGVSRRGDEIIFAPGRNYTEDEVELLLALQSLQKLADSYGATGEADNNPATRRGVARAVLRQAHDVERLVQQANTDAMKEVARHWPALEAELKQLAAANGMTWKRSGFAPRRKS, from the coding sequence ATGATTCGACATGACACATTTTTTATACCACTGGCTGCACTGCTCGCCGCAGTGCTGGTCTTCGTAGGCGCACCGATGGGGATCGCCTCTGAAAATCACATTGTCCCGCCAGGAACCGTGCTGGCGCTGAGAATGGATACGGCGCTCAATTCCAGAACGGCCAAGGCAGGCGATCGTTTCACGGCAACTGTGATCAAAGATGTAACCGTCAACAATCAGGTGGTCATCCCGAGTGGCAGCCGTGTGGAGGGACATGTCACCGCCGCCGTGCCGGCGCGACGGATGAGCCGAGCTGGTACCATCGCGGTTGATTTCGATCGCCTCATCTTACCCGACGGACGGTCGTATGCCGTAGATGGGAATCTGACCTCAACCGATCCCAATGAGAAACAGAAGATTGACGAAGAAAGTCGTATTTCTGGCGGCTCGTCCAAGAAACGGAGTATTGTCTTCATTGGAGGCGGCGCGGGCGTTGGCGCCGTCATTGGGGTGATTGCCGGCGGCGGCAAAGGCGCGGCTGTCGGCGCGGGCGTTGGCGCAGCCGCTGGCACAGCCGCGGTGTTGCTGGCCAAAGGCCACGAAGCCGTTGTCCAACCGGGCGCTGAATTCGGGTTGGAATTGGTGCGGCGACTTGAGATGGCTGCCTTCACCCCGAGCAGCAGCGGCGGAGCAGGTGTTCGGCGCGAAGATTTTTCTTCGTCAGAAATGATTCGACGAGCACAGCTCAGCTTAAAGCAGCAAAATTATTATGACGGCGCGATTGATGGCGTCATCGGCCCACGACTGCAACGCGCCATCCGCGATTTCCAACGCGACCGCGGCTTGCCGGAGACGGGTGAGTTGGATGAACGAACAGCCATCCGATTGGGTATCACCTCTGAACCAATCTCTGCGGATGCCCGCAAAAATGCGCGAGCCATTAAAGTCACCGATGCCTATGCCGAGCGGATTGATGACAATGCGATTCGCGTGGTCATCAACATTGAAACGCCGACTGGTGGCTGGAAGACGTTTGTCGAACACAGCATTGTCAACGATCAAGTTCACGTGTGGGCGCGTGGTATCCCGCCAAGCGGCACGGTGACGCAGGCCATCGTTCCCGGACGCCTGGAAACGACGATTACGAACGCCGGCTCATACATTGAACGAGTGATCGTGCATGGCGCCGGCTCAGATCAAACCATCAAGGTATTGCCTGCTGGCGGTTATGTGGGCGCGATCAGTCGCCGCACAAATGAGCTGCTGGCTCAGTACGAGCAAGCGCTTGGCGTGAGCCGCCGAGGCGATGAAATCATCTTTGCCCCCGGCCGCAATTACACTGAAGACGAAGTCGAGCTGTTATTGGCGCTGCAAAGCTTGCAGAAGCTGGCTGATTCGTATGGAGCCACGGGTGAGGCCGACAACAATCCGGCGACCCGACGCGGGGTTGCACGCGCCGTGCTGCGTCAAGCCCATGATGTCGAACGACTCGTTCAGCAGGCCAACACGGACGCCATGAAGGAAGTTGCCCGCCATTGGCCAGCCCTGGAAGCAGAACTCAAGCAACTGGCCGCTGCCAACGGCATGACATGGAAGCGCAGCGGGTTTGCCCCGCGCAGAAAATCGTAG